One Ailuropoda melanoleuca isolate Jingjing chromosome 14, ASM200744v2, whole genome shotgun sequence DNA segment encodes these proteins:
- the ZC2HC1C gene encoding zinc finger C2HC domain-containing protein 1C isoform X1, with amino-acid sequence MAGLQLAPPLPVGVMLPCNKTEAPGLLSAKQEPYEKGDSSQRSSMGHLRNNFQQKLLSNKELTLDNLYTHSKWNTCTKARSYSYPRCVGSQQDSRSNPQGQAKGLFYSSSPQSQHPKANNQEFIPFTKKRVGVDRAYPLKPVFHRKSHGTSEAGIDGDQNVSLRPPEPGEFPYRSFGSRNWANSSVVHAVAARQEERATENPNRTEWVQIQRLEAVGESLQEEIRRKETLLREKLKKTEEELRRIQKEKVQAKENEKRELQRMTLPRRRVKGNSNTTYKPTFSPEFGSEKVFSRDRGEDETWGRSQENSSPFQLSDYGIQKLKRERLVASNNKIRDLVSEPSKEHSQSSEGPGSALQGSTSNSSLSGAPDSSVSSCSTEEPELGKCSYCGRKFLLLRLERHSNVCIRMQGSKRKVFDSSRARAKGTELEQYLNWKGPASVKAEPPQKSNWRQKHESFIRTLRQAREVQQVIAKGGNPSDLPPILPAENPDYIQCPHCSRHFAPKVAERHIPKCKTIKNRPPPPRKHCS; translated from the exons ATGGCTGGCCTCCAGTTGGCACCACCTCTGCCTGTGGGCGTTATGCTTCCGTGTAATAAAACAGAAGCTCCAGGGCTCCTCTCAGCTAAGCAAGAGCCCTATGAAAAAGGTGACTCTTCTCAGCGGTCCTCCATGGGGCACCTGAGGAACAATTTCCAGCAGAAGCTTTTGAGCAACAAAGAGCTGACATTGGATAATCTCTACACTCACTCCAAATGGAACACCTGCACAAAAGCCCGGAGCTACTCCTATCCCCGCTGTGTTGGCAGCCAGCAAGATTCAAGAAGCAATCCCCAGGGCCAAGCGAAAGGTTTGTTTTACTCATCAAGTCCTCAGTCCCAGCATCCCAAAGCAAATAATCAGGAATTCATCCCCTTCACAAAGAAGCGAGTTGGGGTAGACCGGGCATACCCACTGAAACCCGTGTTCCATAGGAAGTCTCATGGCACAAGTGAGGCTGGCATTGATGGGGACCAGAATGTCTCTCTAAGGCCCCCTGAACCAGGAGAGTTTCCATACAGAAGCTTTGGTTCCAGGAACTGGGCGAATTCATCTGTGGTTCATGCCGTTGCTGCCAGACAGGAGGAGAGGGCCACAGAAAACCCCAACAGGACTGAATGGGTGCAGATCCAAAGACTAGAAGCTGTAGGGGAGAGCTTACAGGAGGAAATCCGAAGAAAAGAGACCCTCCTAAGGGAAAAGCtgaagaagacagaggaggaacTCAGAAGGATCCAGAAAGAAAAGGTACAGgctaaggaaaatgaaaaaagagagctACAGAGAATGACACTCCCCAGGAGGAGAGTTAAAGGTAATAGCAACACCACATACAAACCTACCTTCTCCCCTGAATTTGGGTCTGAGAAGGTCTTCAGTAGAGACAGGGGAGAGGATGAAACTTGGGGACGGTCTCAAGAAAATTCTAGTCCATTCCAGCTCTCTGATTATGGAATACAGAAGCTCAAAAGGGAAAGACTGGTGGCAAGCAATAACAAAATCCGAGACCTAGTCTCAGAGCCATCAAAGGAGCATTCTCAGTCTTCAGAAGGGCCTGGCAGTGCTTTGCAGGGATCCACCAGCAATTCTAGTTTGTCTGGGGCACCAGACTCCTCGGTTTCCAGCTGTTCCACTGAAGAGCCCGAACTTGGCAAATGTAGCTACTGTGGACGCAAGTTTCTGTTGCTCAGGCTGGAGAGACACTCCAACGTCTGCATCAGGATGCAGGGTTCCAAGAGGAAAGTGTTCGACTCCTCCAGAGCCCGGGCCAAGGGCACAGAACTGGAGCAGTACTTGAACTGGAAGGGACCAGCCTCAGTCAAG GCTGAACCTCCCCAGAAGAGCAACTGGAGACAGAAGCACGAGTCTTTCATCCGTACCCTCCGTCAGGCTCGAGAGGTCCAGCAGGTAATTGCCAAAGGTGGAAACCCCTCAGACTTGCCTCCCATCCTGCCTGCAGAAAACCCGGATTATATTCAGTGTCCTCACTGTAGCCGCCACTTTGCTCCCAAGGTGGCCGAGCGGCACATTCCCAAGTGTAAGACCATTAAGAACCGGCCTCCACCTCCGAGGAAGCATTGCAGTTGA
- the ZC2HC1C gene encoding zinc finger C2HC domain-containing protein 1C isoform X2, which translates to MAGLQLAPPLPVGVMLPCNKTEAPGLLSAKQEPYEKGDSSQRSSMGHLRNNFQQKLLSNKELTLDNLYTHSKWNTCTKARSYSYPRCVGSQQDSRSNPQGQAKGLFYSSSPQSQHPKANNQEFIPFTKKRVGVDRAYPLKPVFHRKSHGTSEAGIDGDQNVSLRPPEPGEFPYRSFGSRNWANSSVVHAVAARQEERATENPNRTEWVQIQRLEAVGESLQEEIRRKETLLREKLKKTEEELRRIQKEKVQAKENEKRELQRMTLPRRRVKGNSNTTYKPTFSPEFGSEKVFSRDRGEDETWGRSQENSSPFQLSDYGIQKLKRERLVASNNKIRDLVSEPSKEHSQSSEGPGSALQGSTSNSSLSGAPDSSVSSCSTEEPELGKCSYCGRKFLLLRLERHSNVCIRMQGSKRKVFDSSRARAKGTELEQYLNWKGPASVKAEPPQKSNWRQKHESFIRTLRQAREVQQVAERHIPKCKTIKNRPPPPRKHCS; encoded by the exons ATGGCTGGCCTCCAGTTGGCACCACCTCTGCCTGTGGGCGTTATGCTTCCGTGTAATAAAACAGAAGCTCCAGGGCTCCTCTCAGCTAAGCAAGAGCCCTATGAAAAAGGTGACTCTTCTCAGCGGTCCTCCATGGGGCACCTGAGGAACAATTTCCAGCAGAAGCTTTTGAGCAACAAAGAGCTGACATTGGATAATCTCTACACTCACTCCAAATGGAACACCTGCACAAAAGCCCGGAGCTACTCCTATCCCCGCTGTGTTGGCAGCCAGCAAGATTCAAGAAGCAATCCCCAGGGCCAAGCGAAAGGTTTGTTTTACTCATCAAGTCCTCAGTCCCAGCATCCCAAAGCAAATAATCAGGAATTCATCCCCTTCACAAAGAAGCGAGTTGGGGTAGACCGGGCATACCCACTGAAACCCGTGTTCCATAGGAAGTCTCATGGCACAAGTGAGGCTGGCATTGATGGGGACCAGAATGTCTCTCTAAGGCCCCCTGAACCAGGAGAGTTTCCATACAGAAGCTTTGGTTCCAGGAACTGGGCGAATTCATCTGTGGTTCATGCCGTTGCTGCCAGACAGGAGGAGAGGGCCACAGAAAACCCCAACAGGACTGAATGGGTGCAGATCCAAAGACTAGAAGCTGTAGGGGAGAGCTTACAGGAGGAAATCCGAAGAAAAGAGACCCTCCTAAGGGAAAAGCtgaagaagacagaggaggaacTCAGAAGGATCCAGAAAGAAAAGGTACAGgctaaggaaaatgaaaaaagagagctACAGAGAATGACACTCCCCAGGAGGAGAGTTAAAGGTAATAGCAACACCACATACAAACCTACCTTCTCCCCTGAATTTGGGTCTGAGAAGGTCTTCAGTAGAGACAGGGGAGAGGATGAAACTTGGGGACGGTCTCAAGAAAATTCTAGTCCATTCCAGCTCTCTGATTATGGAATACAGAAGCTCAAAAGGGAAAGACTGGTGGCAAGCAATAACAAAATCCGAGACCTAGTCTCAGAGCCATCAAAGGAGCATTCTCAGTCTTCAGAAGGGCCTGGCAGTGCTTTGCAGGGATCCACCAGCAATTCTAGTTTGTCTGGGGCACCAGACTCCTCGGTTTCCAGCTGTTCCACTGAAGAGCCCGAACTTGGCAAATGTAGCTACTGTGGACGCAAGTTTCTGTTGCTCAGGCTGGAGAGACACTCCAACGTCTGCATCAGGATGCAGGGTTCCAAGAGGAAAGTGTTCGACTCCTCCAGAGCCCGGGCCAAGGGCACAGAACTGGAGCAGTACTTGAACTGGAAGGGACCAGCCTCAGTCAAG GCTGAACCTCCCCAGAAGAGCAACTGGAGACAGAAGCACGAGTCTTTCATCCGTACCCTCCGTCAGGCTCGAGAGGTCCAGCAG GTGGCCGAGCGGCACATTCCCAAGTGTAAGACCATTAAGAACCGGCCTCCACCTCCGAGGAAGCATTGCAGTTGA